The DNA sequence caggtGCCCTTTTTAAATTTGACTATGATATGGTAAACCTCAATATGGGGCTCATGCATTTAGCATGATGCACTGATACTTAAGTTTTGCACAGTACATTATCTAACCACGCCCCTTTCCTCTCCAAAGACAAAGGCAGAACCTGCTCCTGGTGCCAAACGCAGAGGAAGACCCAAGAAGGAGGTAAGAATTGTTTTGTTGTAACTGCATTAGAATTGATACGGTGATTTGGGGGCAAAATATTTTCCATTCACGCGTGCCAAAATCCTTCAAGATGAGTCACTTTTTGCTCAGGGTATTTTGACTTTGGCTCTGCTGGCAATTGCTGCTTGACTGTCTTGAAATGGGTGATTTATAAAAGGAACAATCCAATTTTGTTTTCGACTCGATATGGTGAAAGAGGTTAGAGGTTAGCCACATGCTAACCAAACATCCAAATTTAACAGTTGATAAAAGACCCCAAATTTGTTGTTACTTTGGATAATAGTTTTCAACTCCTTTTGCATGTTTTCTAGttggaacacacaaaaacaaacaaaatcttgACTTGACACCGTTCCATCAAGGAAGCCGATGTGGTTTCGTAGTAGAAAGTGTTCTATGCACGAGTAGTAATGGGTGTGCTTGGATTGCCGCCTGGATCACATTAGTCACATGAAGCAATGACCCGTAGTTACCCCGCCACTTCTTTTTATGAATGAACACATCCAGTTGGGAGTGAGTAAAGGAAGCCGGATGCCTCATTGTGACTCATCGGTCCACCATCCTGAGTCACCCATCCCTCCTCATGCCACAGCAGTTTGTCAAGATTTAGGATAACATTGATCCAAAGAAAGACTCGTGGAGATTTGACTCAGCATTTCTGTTGAGCACAgactcatttgtttttttccatctcCTTTTAGGAAAAGGAAGAGAAAGCATCACAGGAGTCGTCGGAGCAGGAAGAAGACGAagaggatgaggaagaggacCAGTAATAGCAACACGTGCTACCTCTCTCAGCATACTGACTTACTGTTAACTGTAACTGGACTGTATCTTCAACACCAGTGCCACTTTCATGACCACTATCCCCCTGATAGGCTCAAACAAGGGTCTACGCAGTACATTTCTCATGCAACAGCACTGGATAAAAACGCTGGACCTTGCGCAAGCGTAGCTCTGAGCATCACATACATGACAGATGACAAGCCCTTTTCTCTACGTCATGACGTCGCAAGAATTTTTATGCCGGAGAAGGTGGGCTTCTCGGGGCCGAGTGTATTTTCATTTCTGCTGAAAGATGgtttttagtctttttttttgtttgttttctatttactcaatgttactTATTGATTATACCCAAGTCTGAGATGGTAGGGGCTGTAGAGTTTCTCTGTTTTGTACAGGACAAAGGTGATTTTTACCAATActcgtgtttgtgtggtgtggtttAACCTATCCTTCGCATCGTACGCTAGATGGAGTTGAGTTTCAGTGTTTAGGATGAGAATAGGTCACTGGTGGTATACATACCCCCTCCCTTTCCCGATGTCACCGCTCACAAGTAGAACATCTGCTCATGTAGGACATTTTAGGTGTTAGCTTATCTGACGGCCTCCTCTGTCATTGGTGTGTAGCGGGGGAGACAACTAGTgtttgtagttttttgttttgattactTTCCAGTTCCATCCCGTTTCAAGTTGTGTGCTGCTTCTTTTCAAGTGTTGTCAATTTTCAAGTATAGGGTTCCAGGTTGAGAGCATCAGTGTCGTTTTTTCAGGGAGCTTTTTACAGACGGTTTCTGCCTGCGCACACGCGCGCCCGGTCAATGGAAAGACAAACTGTACAGCCATACGCAGTTTAATAATAAAATTGGGAGTTGTTGGTACTTCGGTAAAAAGgctgctcatgttttttttttttttttttgcttagtcACCTTGCGTGGGTTCCCATAAACTTACCTAGTTGTAATAAGCCTTTTTAAAGGATGTTTTGCTtcctgcaacaacaacaaaagaacgttCAAGTGTCCTCTTGGCAGTTCTTCAACACACCTCAGCCGCTACAACCTCGGTTATAAAACTGCAAAGTGACAACACGATGCCTGGACTTTCATACCTCATTCAGCAGTTTATATCATTGcattttaccgtttttgtgttacTGTGGACacgagtcattttttttttttttttaatacctgaCTGAAGCAGGCTTGCTCACAACGGAAGCttgtctggtgtgtgtgtgtgagtgagaagcAAGTCAGGGAGACTTGTCAGCTTGACAATACTGCATTCGTTGACTGTGGTAGTTTAgcaaattttcattttttttcttctggtgcACTGAAACATTTTAAGGTTGGACACTTTTCCTGCTTTTTGCCTAACATTTTCCATCAAGTGGTTATTTTGTGCATTGACTTTCACAAAATCTGATTTACATCGCAAACTGACATCTACATCTGTTCATTTATATACTGTAAACTGTTGAGGATGGAATCATTCTTTTTAATGGACACCGTATATAAATGTGCAATGTATATATTTTCTATGGTGCCCTGCAATTTGTATGAGATAAAATGGTCAATAAAGAtaattttctgtcattgtcctgTCCTTTGTTTAAAGTAGTCATAAGTTGCTCTACTTATGAAGGTTTTTATTCATAGTATATTTTCGGCATAGTATATTTTCTGCCATCACTCCAGTGTAATTAATCATGACTGAtttcatcaggaaaaaaaaaaagaaaaagttatcTTTGACAGAAATGAAGCTTCTTAACAGCGCAGACTAATTTGCATCAGTAGTTTTCCCATTCAGGTCCAAGTGAAACTCAGTGGCTCAGTAGAAGtacagaaaacatttttgaggaAAACCTGAGCAACAACAAATCACAATTCAAATAACCTGGATTACGCACAACACGTGTCCTCTCTCCATCACAATGCACAAGTTGTTCAGATGAATTGAACGCTTTAAAATTCCATGAGCAAGCTAATAACAATCCTGAGTGGCTTCAAACAGTTGAGGGCAATAAAGTAGGCGGGTCTATCATTGAGTACAGTCACAATCATGGCATTCAACTCTGGCTGGAGGTGAATCTTTTCTGGCGACATGTGCTTAGGACATATTTGAAGTAGGAGTCATTCAGAAGAACAATGGATCGTGTTTATGTGCATATTGTGGCTTACATGCCTCACCCAAACCACACAAAGATCACAAATAGGGGGCTTATGATAATTTGGtgtgtaaacaaaaacaaaagctagCAGCAACATTTGTTGAGTGAATGCACGTAAAGTACACTTTCATTCAGCGCTCACTTATTCAGAAAGAGTGCTATTTGAAATCTTTTCTTTTATATGTGACACGGCTTCTCGGATGTGCCGCGAAATCTGCAGTCTGGAATGAATTCCAATGGATTGATCAATTCCAGAATGTTCAGTAACACCAGAACGATGTGAACAAAGTATGTTCTGGAGGACATGCACCTGTTTTAACAATAGACCCTGAAATTCAGTGTATGCTTGAGAATAAATACTTtacaataaatacattaaatgtTGAATGCATTTTGAAACAGTTTCAATGCCTTTGCTTGTTGTACTTTAAGATAGGAGGGGCaggcaaataaacaaaaaactaTCTTTGTGGTTAAGTGCAGGTTTGGATTCTTCAGGCATCTTTGGTCAGAAGAGGGCGTTGCTGTTGATAATTTCTTGCCCAACCTTGAACAACCTAAGAAGAAAAGAAAGCATTTTAGTGTCATCCTCAATAAATTAAATTCAGAGAATCTAAATGTAGGTGATTTGTTATCACTTTACAAGAACTGTAATTTGAATGAGGCACAGCACCTTAAGCGCAAATGAGTGGtcatgtttgactttttttcttttttttactgtttttgtGTAGTGAACATTGCCATCTACTGGTTTCCAAGCATTTGGGCAAGACTTGGATTACAGGACACCAATAAATTGTTGGGTTTATCTAATTAACAAAACGATTGTGTAAGAGTTTTTAACATGACCGCAACACCAACATTTCCTAATTGTGACAAGACAGCTAATTTAGCTCAAAGttccagtccagggtgtacctgACCTCTTGCCAGAATGAGATAGGCTCCACCTCAATGATGACAAGTGCTATAGGAAATGAATGTACTTTTCAAATAGCTGCAATCGGCAGCGTTACCACGAGATGGTAACAATCCTAgcagagggggggaaaaaaaagtttaaacttGAGTTACGAGTGTGTTGACAAAATTTGTATTTTCTCTTCTCAACTTGTTGCAGCTGTTTTCCTACACATTAGAGGAACTAAGTTGTGAGGAAACAAGAGTAATAGCCTGGCCATGTCACCGTATGTTGCAAGCAAGCAAAaccacagattaaaaaaaaaaaaaaaaacactacacagaaaTCAATCTATTTGTAAAAGTGCGCAaaaacaggaacaggaacccttgtgagttatttttaaatttttaaattaaagaaACCTGCATCCAGGCAAGGAAGAACTGAGTTCCATTGATTTCAATTGTCATCAGTGGTCAATgaaccgtgctttgtctggttcCCCACTTAGGACTTGTTTGCTATGGGTGACCCTGCCAGAGGCATAAAACCCTAGAAAATTTAGCTCCAACAATTATTGGGACACAAACCCCTCCACTGGCTCACGGAAGGTGATTCTTTATTAATATTTatcaatgtattattattttctcaTTTTAACTAAATAATGATTGTTTTCAAAGAAAACTGTGCCTTACTCTGGTGTCCTCTTCTCGCCACAGCATTTCTTGTTCAGCTTCATTCACCTCTTCTGAGGGGTCATAAGAGTAGATTGGTAACAACTGATGGCGGAGTCTGTCAAGTCTGAGAAAACAACAAAGAAGACTAAAACACAGATTAAAAGGAGACATAAGTCCATCTTAAACAGGACTGGAGCTGTATGTTTACCTTCGTTTCTTACGAACGTACAAGACCTGAAAAAGAAGTCAGAAATATACATTCTTATCCAATCATGACAGTTTGAGAAGCACCGGTATAGAACATGTCAACTTACCACTGCTGCAACAATTCCAATGATGGTGATGAGGAAGAATGGCACCAAGACATAGCCCACCGCCGCATCTCCATTAATGGTGGGGGACGGAGTGGTACTATTCATTGCATATAATCAGGGCAAGGGGCTACAGCGAATGGAAACCCCCCACCCAGGGACACACACTGTGCAGTGGCTCTCTCCTTAAGCTACGCTCTGGTTGATCAGGCCTCATCCTTTTCATTCATGTGACTTCCACATGGTTTCACTGCTCCTCCTACTTGGGACAAACCACACAGGGGATTATGAGTACGAGGTCAGGTCAATACATTTTGAAGGAGCTGAATGCTATTTTTAAGCTTTCCAAAGTCAACAGAAAGGATTTATATGATTATATATTACCTTGGCGATCTAATTACTTGTGAAATACGAGTTATtttggtggcttttttttttaacccggaAATAAAACGCCAGGTTCACAAAACCTCACCACTTCGGTACTCCTACGCATTGAAATAGACTTGAGATGCGCTCAAAGATCACTCACAAAATAGGAAATCTCAAaattacatggaaaaaaaaacatattcaatGCTCTTTTAAATAACAGAAGAGATGTATCCATTAGGGCTGCACAAGTTTGGAATTGCATGcgaaattacatttttttttacacttttttttcccataagcAGGCTCATTGATCAGATAAAGCATCTATTTAAAAATTATTGTAAGCCTTTGCGATATGCATATTTCGTCGTAAAGATAGGAAACTTTCTCGTGCCAACTGAGATGCCATTTGCTTGCTACCGAGAGATACCTACCTGCTCGACCTGTCCTCAACGCAACACATTTAAAGAAGGAGAGTAGACTATGAGCTTCCGGCTTATATATTGTCGCGCGTCCAAATCGATTAGCTTCCAGCTAACTTTTAGCTCTGGTTGCCGGCCGCTACTCTAATCAAAGTTATTTGAACCAGTAAACACTTCCAGGCCAGCCATCTTCGCAAAGCTATTGTTCGTTTTTCATTGGTGGCACAATTGGtttcgggaggaacacattgcgGAATTTCACTCACCTTCCGTGAATCACGTcgatttgtttgtgttgcttccGCAACCAGTTTATCTTTTGCAAGCTAGACGTAACAGCGAGTGCAATCGTAGTGATTCCGTTTTCAAAATAAGACGTTCGCTCACATCGGGACAATTTGTTAACCCAAACCCAAAGGGATATCATGATAAGAATTTAGTTCAACCAAAGAAgggcaaaattccatttttaaaTTGGACCCATCGAGCATTTACAATATCAAGCGTCGAATAAATGTAAAAGATTAAATAATTGGTGAATTTATTTCCTGTCAATATgtgtttataaatattttttacataTATGTTTAACATTTTTGAATgtgtttaatttaaaaacatgttGACTAAATTAGTGAAAATACTTTATTGTCCCACCAGGGAGCGCCACAGCGAGCCACTCGCACGGTTTGTTTGGTACACTAACAGTGGGCCCAGTTGTTCAAAGGTATCATCTGAAGAAATTATGGATGGTGGATTGATTCAATTCTTGAAAATGTGTTGTCCAAAATCTAAGATGCattctaaaataaaacatgtaaTACAATCTCGATATTAATCTGCATCAAACCCTCGGTTTGTCATGTTTAAATATCTCCTGCTCAGCGATTGGTTTAGGAAGTGGAAGTCGCATTTAGGGCTCTCCATAGGGCTGAAACTCCCACTTTACCCAAATTTGGAAAAATCCACTACGTTCTCATTAGCAAAAATAGCGACCACGATTGTCATTGGAAATTGAATgtattcaataataataataataataatgtttgcaTCAGCCCCCTTTTGCAGTCAATTTTGTGTGGTCCGTTGAAAGCAAAGCGTCGGGACATCCTCCCACGTCGCGCCTGTGCTGTTGTCCTCGCTCTTGCTGCGTGCATCGTGATCAGGCTGCAGAGAGTCTTGCGGAGGTCACCTTCTGTCACCGCAAGGGGAAATACTGAACCATTTGCAGTCAAGGCTAGGCTGGACTCAGTGCAGCTCGGCAAGCAGCGTGTATCTGGTAAGCGAGTGCGCCACGAATGTTTTGCTCTCTTTAGATGTTAAAAATAATTGCAATGGTGAAGGTTCGATCGAGCAATCTCGTTGCATCATTTGCCTACCTTGTCCCTTCATGATTTACTTTCATTGGCAATCCTGTACCTTCTAAATTATGCATGCGTCATACGGTATTGTTACCAAGTGAAGCATCTTGCGTCATGGCGGGTTTTTTGTTGCTAGAGACGGAATTAAATTGTTTTGCCGCGAAGACTATTTATGTCACATCATTTCTAACTCAATTCAATCtagttatttttttatacataaaTGGATGCGTTTTATTGGGCAAACTGCTGTAGCGATTCAGTACGTGGTGGTTTTCTGCATATAGAGGCTATAGGGGATCCGTGGCGTCTTCAAAGGTTGTTGCCATGTTATTGTAGTAGACAGAGATGGTGGCCATGTCTGCAAAGGATGGACATTTGTACGTATACAATTTCTTGCCTTTTCCATCCATGCAACATATTGTAAACGGGGAAGCAAACGACAAGCAAATAACAGTTGTTTATTAATAGCTGGGTGAAAATCACTGTCTGTTAAATTTATGGAGAGGTGGGAGGAGGGGTACTCCAGTGTGGAGGACAGGAATATAAATGCGAGAGCTCCTCTGTGCCGTTATGTAATTGGTTGTCACAGCTCAGCGAGGAGCCATCTCTCgcgtcattttctttctttttttttttttttttttttgcatctctgACCAACGAGCAGCAGCACAGAATATCATACATCCTGCGTTTGGTGCATGTGGTCTTTCAAATCGTCTAAGGTGCACCCATGCGTAGAACTGTTATGGAACCATTACTCCGCAGCCACGTTTATGCGTTTGTTATAAGAGGCGGGGCTTGTGTGACGTCACGTGGTCTGTGTTTTAGGGGCTTGTCAACATTTTGTCCGCAAGAAACGGTGCAGCCCACCAATAACACCAGCCGATCCCTACATCATTCAGACTCTCATCAGAaggcgtttgtgtgtgttgctttcAATCGACATCAATCGTTTTTAAAGGGTGACACGGAAGATGACCAACAGAATTGACTTACGGAACTGTCCGAGGTTCTGAATGCTCAGCTTGCCTGGCTTGGGTGTCTGCCAAGGGCCAAGGTGCCCCCAAGAACGAGAAGACGATGATCATACCGTCAAGGACGgtcatttcattttattgcagGGGGAGTGGGGATGATTAAGTGCTtttcatctatctatccatcgatCTGTCcatccacacacacgcacgcacgcacacacacatgctgtttGGATGTTGTTTACACCCGTCAGTGAGATCACTGAATGAATCATTGCCTCCTCTTTTCCTTTACTTCTTACCATTCACCAGTTTATTGCTCCTACTGCACTTGTTTACGCATGACTGCGAATAGCAGCGCCGCcagcctataaaaaaaaatcacttccatCACACTTTACCTGAATTTACATATTTTCTTCTCAAGAAAGATACAGTGAAACAGTTAATATATTGACGCATTAACATTGCGTTATGTTTGTTGaattgatgtcaaaatgttgcaGGTTGTGAAAGAATTTAGgagaaaatttgaaataatcgTTTGCGGTGATGTGCTAAATGAACAACCTGCTCAAAGAAATGagaacctattttttttttttgcaagtgacACGTTGATGTGAACATTGATTCAGTCATTTTGAGGAATTCTACCCTGATCTGAGAAATGTCCCAAAGCAGATAGGAAAAAGTGTAATGCCTTTCGCAACGTCATGACagcttagcaattagcatgGCTTATCCCTATTTCTCTCGTTAATTAGTCCTTGTCCTCCGTTTGTGTTAACGATACTTGTCAGAAGTTGTTGTACATCCGCTACCGTTGTGAGATGATTAGTAACTTGTGCTGTGTTGACTCTGCCTCTGTAAAATGGCAGCACTGCTTTGGATGCTTGGTCATGTTTCATCCGCCTGACTCTTCTTTGTGACCTTTATGCTATCATCACATCATGTGTGGTGGCTCACGGAGGACAATGTGGGGAAAgatgttgttttattttacacCCTCAGATCCCCTGCAATATAAAGAGGTGGCAAGTGCATTTCAACTGTTGGAAGTGGATGTAGCACTGTTTGACAGGGTGTGAGAAAAGGGGCTGCTGAGTGCACACATGGGAGAAGACTGTCCTTGGCGGAGAGGATTAAACTGAGTATATTTTGCATCAGCTCTGCTTTTACACGAAAAGCATGAGAGCTAAACATTGACGATGCatgtttgctttgtttctgtctAACCACTGCAACCTTTCATATGCTTATTTGGTGTGTTTGGATATTTGAGGTTCAGTTCCTTGTTTGTTGTTACctgcagaaaaaaatgactcaGCATTTTAACGTGCTTTATGCCAGACTCAGTGAGACGTAGCTTGCATCTGTTGCTCATATGTCGGAATGAGTCAGCTTCATTGCACTTCTGTCCTAAAATCAGTCAGTGCAGTCATCATTTATTGTCCCTGATCTTCTGCATATGGTGTTTGTCATCAGACTGTGTAGATGACTTTATTGCCATATTTAAACAGAGACAATACAATGAGAGACAGAAGCAATTGAACTCGTTAAAGCTTCATCATCATTATATGTACATGGAAAGCAATGAGGACAAGATGGATGCATGGTAAAAGGGTGCTAATACGACCGCATGGGCGCAAGATTTGCAAAATACACCCATTCGATTTTTACCCAATTTGCACAAAGGTGCCTCCAAGCTatctaaaattaaaatatgTACAAGTCAGTAGGTTGTAAAAGTGAAAAGCAGATAagtagtgtatgtgtgtgagaatGATTGAGAACGTTTCAACATGTATCAATGATGATAATGCTACAAAAACAGTCCATGTTCAAAAATTATATCAACATTTAGATGTATGTTTGCCTCAGTGGGCTTTTTCACTGGCCGAGCTAACGGCGACACTGGCGTCCCTGAAATATGCTTTGTGGCCAGATAATTGAACTTTgactattttttgatttttctgAGAATATTTTCCACATTCCCACCCATCTTCTGTAGAGAACCTTTGACTATTTTTAACATTTCCATTCATCTTCTGTAGAGAACTCTTAAGGAATCTTTATCACCTTTTTCTGAAGAATTATATAGGTTTGGTAAATTGGATTGATTAGACAGCACTATTGTATCCATATGAGAGCTCCTATAGCCAACGGAAATTTCTCGCCTCCATTtatggcaggggtgtcaaactaatttttttcgcaagccgcattgtcgtcatagcttctttcggagggccgttatgactgtcaacccaaataaatgtacgagcacctcatatatatactgtaaaagctacaaaacaacctgacaaataactcgttttcaaatcagacaagtaaaaactggtcagatatttaaaaaaaaaagatattattaaaagtgaagacaatttgcaattctagtaatgacacacaaatttcaatatgtcttcgcgggccacataaaatgatgtggtgggccgtatctggcccccgggccttgagtttgacacctgtgcttgagGGGAACCTGTTTTCCTACTGGTTGAGAAGGTACGTTTTAGTTCCTAACAAGCCAACAAACACACATCTAAGCAGCTTTGGAGGTTTGTCAGGAATGTCTTCGTGTTTTGCTCTTAGGGGAGCTTCTTAGAAAGTTTAAGCATAGCCTTATCATGAACCTCCCTTGTTGACAGCTCATACAGAGATTTTTAGATGAATTGTTGGATTAATGGATATGAGAAAAGTGTGCTAAACAAGGAGGGTGACGCAACAGCCAAG is a window from the Syngnathus scovelli strain Florida chromosome 2, RoL_Ssco_1.2, whole genome shotgun sequence genome containing:
- the smim29 gene encoding small integral membrane protein 29, with translation MNSTTPSPTINGDAAVGYVLVPFFLITIIGIVAAVVLYVRKKRRLDRLRHQLLPIYSYDPSEEVNEAEQEMLWREEDTRVVQGWARNYQQQRPLLTKDA